A genome region from Schlesneria paludicola DSM 18645 includes the following:
- a CDS encoding glycosyltransferase: protein MTSGSPIRLVFCITELDLGGAERALTQLVLGLNRDEWEPHVICLGPSGHFVDVLKGEQIPVICLNARGIASLPRILIRLTQELRRLRPALVQTFLFHANLLGRVAARFAGIPHVVSGIRVADHRSRWYGRLDRWTNSLVTTNVCVSQGVADYSADVVGLARSKLRVIPNAVEIERFANAPPTDLRSLGIPDGSRTFIAIGRLERQKGMDLLIDAVALWKTIPDDVQILIVGDGHDRDSLQAQVAEHRLTDRVHFAGPRQDIPGLLKSACALVLASRWEGMPNVVLEAMATGRAVIATRVEGVPEIVRDRVSGLVVSPDSPADLRSALEWFAENPQFVESAGSESQRIVRESFTTEATCKAYTNVYRTLLSRK from the coding sequence ATGACGTCAGGCTCACCCATTCGATTGGTCTTCTGCATCACCGAACTCGATCTGGGGGGCGCGGAACGAGCCCTGACGCAACTCGTGCTGGGTCTCAATCGCGACGAATGGGAACCACACGTGATCTGCCTGGGTCCGAGCGGTCATTTCGTCGACGTCCTGAAAGGCGAACAGATCCCCGTGATTTGCCTGAATGCACGAGGAATTGCCAGCCTTCCCCGGATCCTAATCCGACTGACGCAGGAATTGCGGCGACTTCGGCCGGCACTGGTGCAGACCTTCTTGTTCCACGCAAATCTTCTGGGGCGCGTGGCAGCACGCTTCGCAGGAATCCCCCATGTCGTGTCGGGAATTCGCGTGGCTGACCACCGCAGCCGGTGGTACGGCCGGCTTGACCGCTGGACGAATTCTCTGGTGACGACCAACGTGTGCGTCAGCCAAGGCGTCGCAGACTATTCCGCCGATGTCGTCGGCCTTGCGCGATCGAAACTGCGCGTCATTCCGAATGCCGTAGAGATCGAACGATTCGCAAATGCGCCCCCAACGGACCTTCGTTCGCTTGGAATTCCAGACGGATCCCGCACCTTCATTGCAATCGGCCGCCTGGAACGTCAGAAGGGAATGGACCTGCTCATCGACGCAGTCGCCCTCTGGAAGACGATCCCCGATGACGTCCAGATCCTCATCGTTGGCGATGGTCACGATCGCGATTCATTGCAGGCGCAAGTCGCCGAACATCGCCTCACTGATCGAGTTCATTTTGCAGGACCACGCCAGGATATCCCGGGGCTGCTCAAGAGCGCCTGTGCCCTGGTCCTGGCGTCTCGCTGGGAAGGGATGCCAAACGTCGTTCTCGAGGCGATGGCGACGGGAAGAGCGGTGATTGCGACGCGGGTGGAAGGCGTGCCTGAAATTGTCCGCGATCGAGTCTCGGGGCTCGTGGTCTCACCCGACTCTCCAGCCGACCTCAGGTCAGCCCTGGAATGGTTTGCCGAGAACCCTCAATTCGTAGAATCCGCTGGTTCCGAATCACAACGCATTGTGCGAGAATCATTTACGACGGAAGCCACCTGCAAGGCCTACACAAACGTCTACCGCACTCTCTTGAGTCGCAAATAA
- a CDS encoding CCA tRNA nucleotidyltransferase produces MAVVSAQRDFAVQIVNRLREAGHTALFAGGCVRDLLLGRESNDFDVATTARPNEVRELFGHRRTLAVGASFGVIVVIGPPELGHVEVATFRTDLDYVDGRRPEGIAFCSPEEDALRRDFTINGMFFDPIDERVIDYVGGEEDLKGRLVRAIGDPHDRMREDKLRMLRAVRFTAILDFSLDPITADAIRQMSSELVVVSAERIAQELKKMLVDRNRRRAVELSEDMLLLRIILPELNELQKQSDWSTTLRRLELLERPSFELAMAALLQSLDSKSAVNKICRRLKLSNDEIERICWLVEHQRDLDDASQLSLALLKRLLAHPFRSDLLQFVEADRTAKELGIEPIAFCREFLRSTPMDQIDPLPLVTGDDLVAMGLRPGPKFKQVLDTIRDAQLNLELTNREDALERARIEWNA; encoded by the coding sequence ATGGCCGTCGTTTCTGCTCAGCGTGATTTTGCCGTTCAGATTGTGAACCGACTGCGTGAAGCCGGGCATACCGCGCTCTTTGCGGGAGGCTGCGTTCGCGATCTGCTTTTGGGCCGTGAGTCCAACGATTTTGATGTTGCCACAACGGCCCGGCCGAATGAAGTTCGAGAGCTGTTCGGTCACCGCCGGACACTCGCGGTGGGGGCCAGTTTTGGTGTGATTGTCGTCATCGGTCCACCGGAACTCGGTCATGTGGAAGTCGCCACGTTTCGAACGGATCTGGACTACGTTGACGGCCGCAGACCCGAGGGAATCGCCTTTTGCAGTCCCGAAGAAGATGCACTTCGGCGTGATTTTACGATCAATGGGATGTTTTTCGATCCGATTGATGAACGTGTGATCGATTATGTGGGGGGCGAAGAGGACCTTAAGGGGCGATTGGTTCGGGCCATTGGCGATCCGCACGATCGGATGCGCGAAGACAAGCTTCGCATGCTGCGTGCGGTTCGCTTCACGGCGATTCTCGATTTTTCACTCGATCCGATCACTGCGGATGCGATTCGGCAGATGTCCTCGGAACTGGTTGTCGTGAGTGCCGAGAGGATTGCCCAAGAGTTGAAAAAGATGCTCGTCGACCGGAACCGTCGCCGAGCCGTCGAATTGTCCGAGGACATGCTGCTGCTACGCATCATTCTTCCTGAACTAAACGAATTGCAGAAGCAGTCGGACTGGTCGACCACGCTCAGGCGGCTCGAGTTGCTCGAACGTCCGTCATTCGAGCTGGCAATGGCAGCCCTACTGCAGTCGCTGGATTCCAAGTCGGCCGTGAACAAGATTTGCCGACGTCTCAAGCTGTCAAACGATGAAATCGAACGGATTTGCTGGCTGGTGGAACATCAGCGAGACCTGGACGATGCGTCGCAACTGAGTCTCGCGTTACTCAAACGCTTGCTGGCCCACCCATTTCGAAGCGATCTGTTGCAGTTCGTTGAAGCGGATCGAACTGCGAAAGAATTGGGCATAGAGCCGATTGCGTTTTGTCGAGAGTTTCTCCGATCCACTCCGATGGACCAGATTGATCCTTTGCCGCTCGTGACAGGTGATGATCTGGTCGCGATGGGACTTCGGCCCGGTCCAAAGTTCAAGCAGGTCCTTGATACGATCCGCGATGCACAGCTCAATCTCGAGCTAACGAATCGCGAGGACGCATTGGAACGCGCAAGGATTGAATGGAACGCATGA
- a CDS encoding division/cell wall cluster transcriptional repressor MraZ, producing MALTGTYLRTLDDKRRLAVPKRVKDDFAEENLESLIIAPGTEKSLAVYSPKGFDQFAARLSATPENQRYLRLFYSSAERVELDSQSRVRIPDRLADFAGLKRDVYLLGVQDHAELWDKEAWDAFMTTHTPDFDQLALKAMS from the coding sequence ATGGCACTAACGGGGACCTACCTCCGAACGCTGGATGACAAGCGTCGTCTGGCGGTGCCGAAGCGGGTCAAGGATGACTTTGCGGAAGAAAACCTCGAAAGCCTCATCATCGCCCCAGGGACCGAGAAATCACTTGCGGTGTACTCACCGAAGGGCTTCGATCAATTCGCAGCTCGACTGTCAGCGACACCCGAGAATCAGCGGTATCTGCGACTGTTTTATTCGTCTGCTGAACGGGTGGAACTCGACAGCCAAAGTCGTGTTCGCATCCCAGATCGACTGGCCGACTTTGCGGGATTGAAACGAGACGTCTACCTGTTAGGTGTCCAGGATCATGCGGAGTTGTGGGACAAGGAGGCGTGGGACGCCTTCATGACAACCCACACCCCCGACTTCGATCAACTGGCCCTGAAAGCGATGTCATAG
- a CDS encoding Gfo/Idh/MocA family protein, which yields MHSADRRQFLQSSALASAASLAPWMFNAVSAQESTSRDLSVGIIGTGRGMAHAAAIFNSKGVALNYVCDVDQKRLALAMKTVEGRGAKAQGITDLRRMLDDPKLDAVFVATTNHWHAPATILACAAGKHVYVEKPGSHNAREGELMVQAARKYNRLVQMGNQRRTWPAIREAMGKLKEGVIGRLLFARCWYDADRGSIGKGKVVPVPENLDYSMWQGPAPERPYLDNLVHYNWHWRWHWGGGELANNGIHSLDVARWGLGVEYPTEISFLGGRYHFDDDQETPDTGVAVFNFGDKGISWDFSSCLPRRDEKHATVIFYGTEGTLQILQNGYRILNPKGEEIGKGSGTGGEQEHIANFLDSVRTGAPLNSEIEEGQKSTLLCHLGNISYKLKRMLKFDPESRRFVSDSEADALLSREYRPGWEPVV from the coding sequence ATGCATTCTGCTGATCGACGTCAATTTCTTCAGTCTTCTGCCCTGGCTTCGGCCGCATCACTTGCCCCCTGGATGTTCAACGCCGTCTCCGCTCAGGAATCGACAAGTCGAGACCTTTCGGTCGGCATTATCGGCACGGGGCGAGGAATGGCCCACGCGGCTGCAATTTTCAATTCCAAAGGCGTCGCACTGAACTACGTCTGTGACGTCGATCAAAAGCGGTTGGCGCTTGCGATGAAAACGGTGGAAGGGCGCGGCGCGAAGGCTCAAGGAATTACTGACCTGCGTCGAATGCTGGACGATCCCAAACTGGACGCCGTCTTCGTGGCGACCACCAACCACTGGCACGCGCCAGCCACGATCTTGGCCTGTGCCGCAGGCAAACACGTGTACGTTGAAAAGCCCGGCAGTCACAACGCTCGCGAAGGCGAGCTGATGGTTCAGGCCGCGCGGAAATACAATCGTCTGGTTCAAATGGGTAATCAGCGGCGCACCTGGCCCGCAATTCGTGAAGCCATGGGCAAGTTGAAAGAAGGCGTCATCGGTCGCTTGCTGTTCGCGAGGTGCTGGTACGACGCCGACCGCGGGTCGATCGGAAAGGGCAAAGTGGTTCCCGTTCCAGAAAATCTGGACTACTCGATGTGGCAGGGCCCCGCGCCGGAACGTCCCTATCTCGACAATCTGGTCCATTACAATTGGCACTGGCGCTGGCATTGGGGCGGCGGAGAACTGGCCAACAACGGCATTCACTCATTGGATGTCGCGCGATGGGGACTGGGGGTCGAATACCCGACAGAGATCAGCTTTCTCGGAGGCCGGTACCATTTTGACGATGATCAAGAAACACCGGACACAGGCGTGGCCGTCTTCAATTTCGGCGACAAAGGAATCAGCTGGGACTTTAGTAGCTGCCTGCCACGCCGCGACGAAAAGCATGCAACCGTCATTTTCTACGGGACTGAAGGAACCTTGCAAATCCTTCAGAATGGATACCGCATCCTGAATCCCAAAGGCGAGGAAATCGGAAAGGGCTCTGGTACCGGTGGCGAACAGGAGCATATCGCGAACTTCCTGGACAGCGTTCGAACTGGCGCTCCACTGAATTCCGAAATCGAGGAAGGGCAGAAGAGTACGCTGCTGTGCCACCTCGGAAACATCTCGTACAAGCTCAAACGAATGCTAAAGTTTGATCCGGAATCACGGCGGTTCGTTAGTGATAGTGAAGCCGATGCGCTGCTCAGCCGCGAGTACCGTCCCGGCTGGGAACCGGTTGTCTGA
- a CDS encoding (2Fe-2S)-binding protein: MKDDDTICYCFHVSKRKIMNFIRIHRPKRASQISECGGAGTGCGWCVSFLKRSFADAQSAVASTDALTAEDYAAQRAAYIKAGHGKPAAGAIPLPTDKTSD, encoded by the coding sequence ATGAAAGACGACGACACGATTTGTTATTGCTTCCACGTCTCGAAGCGGAAGATCATGAACTTCATTCGCATCCACCGGCCCAAGCGCGCCAGTCAGATCAGCGAGTGTGGAGGTGCGGGGACGGGATGCGGATGGTGTGTGTCGTTTTTGAAGCGGTCTTTTGCCGATGCTCAGTCCGCGGTCGCCAGCACTGACGCGCTGACGGCTGAAGATTACGCCGCGCAGCGCGCAGCCTATATCAAAGCGGGGCACGGTAAGCCGGCGGCAGGTGCAATCCCATTACCGACCGACAAGACGTCCGATTGA
- a CDS encoding PQQ-dependent sugar dehydrogenase yields MVWAPIALALMFAMPVLAAAAEPVKPASSFDTHQRVPWTTGNLQGSPDLPDPYTTERAFPKLKFVEPLSVGLVPGYGRFGVATRPGKIFTFEIRSDVNESQLLIDLQKTTYGLVFHPQFAQNGFFYLTYIHDDDPEIQNGSRLSRFHVPPGGPLIADPRTEQVLLEWPAGGHNGGCIRFGPDGYLYLATGDGSGIADGRLTGQDISDLLASILRIDVDHVDPGLAYFIPRDNPFVGVKGARGEVWAYGLRQVWKFSFDGQQRLWAGEVGQDLWEMIDLIQRGGNYGWSVKEGNHPFRPERPQGPTEIIPPLVEHNHADFRSITGGYVARSSRLPELNGAYVYGDYDTGKVWSLRLTGENVTEHHQLTDTQIRIVEFAHDLEGDVYLVDFAGGGFHRLVKSNVQVSTKPFPKKLSETGLFDSTKDLIPAQGLIPYSVNAPLWSDGAEKDRFLAIPGNSTMEFDTVVYPHGPDYADRGWRFPDGTVLVKTFSIDMEQGNPSSRRRLETRLLKFHKMPGDDDEYGAQLWLGYTYVWNDDQTDAELLDASGLDRVLTIQDAAAPGGQRQQVWRFPSRTECALCHTMASKYVLGVSTLQMNKTHNYGGVVANQLDVLNRLGLFVEKLPKPADELPRLVDYQDLTADLNLRARSYLHANCAHCHRKWGGGNADFELQASIPVSQTMTVNTRPGQGRFNLTDPRILVPGEPQRSLILERMKLEGLGRMPHVASRVVDEKAIAILTEWIASLNRKDALETAGAIHPRIPEVKAGPAE; encoded by the coding sequence ATGGTGTGGGCTCCAATTGCGCTGGCGTTGATGTTCGCGATGCCCGTATTGGCCGCCGCGGCGGAACCCGTGAAGCCCGCTTCATCGTTTGATACGCATCAGAGGGTTCCGTGGACGACGGGCAATCTGCAGGGGTCACCCGATCTGCCCGATCCCTACACGACCGAGCGGGCATTTCCCAAGCTCAAATTCGTCGAACCGCTGTCAGTCGGGCTTGTGCCGGGGTACGGACGGTTTGGAGTCGCGACTCGTCCAGGAAAGATTTTCACGTTTGAGATTCGCTCGGACGTGAATGAATCGCAACTGCTGATCGATCTTCAGAAGACAACCTACGGTCTCGTCTTTCATCCACAGTTCGCACAAAACGGCTTCTTTTATCTGACGTACATTCACGACGACGACCCTGAGATCCAAAATGGAAGCCGCTTGTCCCGGTTTCACGTTCCACCCGGAGGGCCGCTTATCGCTGACCCAAGGACCGAGCAAGTTCTACTAGAATGGCCAGCGGGCGGTCATAATGGCGGCTGCATTCGCTTTGGTCCCGATGGCTATTTGTATCTGGCAACCGGTGATGGAAGTGGAATTGCTGATGGCCGATTGACGGGGCAAGACATCAGCGACCTGCTCGCCTCAATCTTACGAATTGATGTCGATCATGTTGATCCCGGGCTTGCGTATTTCATCCCTCGTGACAACCCGTTTGTCGGAGTGAAGGGGGCCCGGGGCGAAGTCTGGGCGTATGGCCTGCGTCAGGTCTGGAAGTTCAGCTTTGATGGTCAGCAGCGGTTGTGGGCGGGAGAAGTCGGTCAAGATTTGTGGGAGATGATCGACCTGATCCAGCGTGGCGGCAACTACGGATGGAGCGTGAAAGAGGGCAATCATCCGTTTCGTCCTGAGCGTCCCCAAGGACCGACAGAAATCATTCCCCCGCTCGTCGAACACAATCATGCGGATTTTCGCTCGATCACCGGAGGATACGTCGCACGATCGAGCCGTCTGCCGGAATTGAACGGCGCCTACGTGTATGGGGACTACGACACTGGAAAGGTCTGGTCACTGCGACTTACAGGCGAGAACGTGACCGAACATCACCAGTTGACGGACACGCAAATTCGCATTGTCGAATTTGCGCACGACCTTGAAGGAGATGTGTATCTGGTCGACTTTGCGGGAGGCGGCTTTCATCGGCTGGTCAAATCGAACGTTCAGGTGTCGACGAAACCCTTTCCGAAAAAACTCAGTGAGACAGGACTGTTTGACTCGACGAAAGATTTGATTCCCGCCCAGGGGCTCATTCCCTATTCCGTCAATGCACCGCTCTGGTCAGATGGAGCCGAGAAGGATCGGTTTCTCGCCATTCCTGGGAATTCTACAATGGAATTCGACACGGTCGTCTATCCGCACGGACCCGACTATGCCGATCGTGGCTGGCGGTTTCCTGACGGGACAGTGCTGGTGAAAACGTTCTCGATTGACATGGAACAGGGCAACCCTTCCAGCCGCCGACGGCTGGAAACGCGGTTACTGAAGTTTCATAAAATGCCGGGAGATGATGACGAATATGGAGCTCAGTTGTGGTTAGGATATACCTATGTCTGGAATGACGACCAGACCGATGCGGAACTGCTGGATGCGAGTGGGCTCGACCGCGTGCTGACGATTCAAGACGCGGCCGCGCCCGGGGGCCAGCGTCAGCAGGTGTGGCGATTTCCTAGCCGGACGGAATGTGCCCTTTGCCATACCATGGCCTCAAAGTACGTCTTGGGTGTCTCGACTCTGCAGATGAACAAGACGCACAACTATGGTGGCGTTGTCGCGAACCAGTTGGATGTCCTTAATCGACTGGGACTTTTCGTCGAGAAACTGCCGAAGCCTGCGGATGAGCTGCCTCGCCTGGTGGACTATCAGGATTTGACGGCCGATTTGAATCTGCGTGCGCGATCGTACTTGCACGCTAACTGCGCGCACTGTCATCGAAAATGGGGGGGTGGTAACGCAGATTTCGAGTTGCAGGCGTCCATCCCCGTTTCACAAACCATGACGGTTAACACTCGGCCCGGACAGGGACGCTTCAACCTGACCGATCCACGCATCCTGGTCCCTGGTGAACCGCAACGTTCGTTAATTCTGGAACGAATGAAGCTTGAGGGATTGGGGAGAATGCCGCATGTCGCATCACGAGTGGTCGACGAAAAGGCAATTGCGATTTTGACAGAATGGATCGCCAGTCTAAATCGAAAAGACGCATTGGAAACCGCGGGAGCAATCCACCCGCGAATCCCTGAAGTGAAAGCGGGACCGGCCGAATGA
- a CDS encoding Nramp family divalent metal transporter has protein sequence MSEATEYDPYALPPDVIQDPPTSLWQALRKIGPGIILAGTIVGSGELLLTTSLGANYGFVFLWLILYSCVVKVFVQTELGRYAISSGKPTLGAVNELSGPRLGANWIVWWWFVMMLTTIFQLGAMTGTVGQSLNLAFPGVTPALTGFLESSAPQLADVIRDRPEYPWAVLTCLMAMLLLWSGSYRRIESITTFLVVTLTIVTVVATASLPATKFPIPWNEVVSGLTFGLPPEGIAAAFGVFGITGVGAAELFYYPYWCLEKGYARYVGQCDGSPEWERRARGWIRVMYLDAWVSMVVFTISTVAFYCMGATVLHPQGLHPQGRDMILHLSRMFVDTFGTWTQIAFLIGAGAVLFKTLYLSSAGNARLVADAVSLASFVRYRSPHDRARVVHWVSLLIPVIALLLFLTFKEPRWMVVVGGFGQALTLPIITAATIYFRYRKLDRRLTPSLIIDLMLWLAFISITCVAIYALRDQVMKFLTPAAAA, from the coding sequence ATGAGCGAAGCCACTGAATACGATCCGTATGCCCTGCCGCCGGATGTGATTCAAGATCCGCCAACATCACTGTGGCAAGCGCTACGTAAAATCGGCCCCGGGATCATCCTGGCCGGTACGATCGTGGGATCGGGCGAACTGCTGCTGACGACATCTCTGGGGGCCAATTATGGCTTCGTGTTCCTCTGGTTGATTCTGTATAGCTGCGTGGTCAAGGTCTTCGTCCAGACGGAACTCGGCCGCTACGCGATTTCGTCGGGCAAACCGACATTGGGCGCGGTCAATGAACTGAGTGGCCCCCGTCTGGGGGCAAATTGGATCGTCTGGTGGTGGTTCGTGATGATGCTCACCACGATCTTCCAACTCGGCGCCATGACAGGCACGGTCGGACAGTCGCTGAATCTTGCGTTTCCCGGCGTGACGCCTGCGCTGACTGGGTTCCTTGAATCGTCGGCACCCCAGCTTGCGGATGTGATTCGCGATCGTCCGGAATATCCTTGGGCGGTCCTGACCTGTCTGATGGCGATGTTACTGCTGTGGAGCGGTAGCTATCGTCGCATCGAATCGATCACCACATTTCTGGTGGTGACGCTGACGATCGTGACTGTCGTCGCGACGGCATCGCTACCCGCGACGAAGTTTCCAATTCCCTGGAACGAAGTCGTGTCGGGGCTGACATTCGGCTTGCCACCTGAAGGAATTGCCGCGGCGTTCGGTGTGTTCGGCATCACCGGGGTAGGAGCCGCCGAGCTGTTTTACTATCCCTACTGGTGCCTGGAAAAGGGCTATGCGCGATACGTCGGGCAATGTGACGGCAGTCCCGAATGGGAACGTCGTGCTCGAGGATGGATCCGCGTAATGTATCTGGATGCCTGGGTCAGTATGGTCGTCTTTACGATCTCAACGGTTGCGTTCTACTGTATGGGGGCGACGGTCCTGCATCCGCAAGGGCTGCATCCTCAGGGGCGAGACATGATCCTGCATTTGTCACGAATGTTCGTCGATACCTTCGGGACCTGGACCCAGATCGCGTTCTTGATCGGAGCCGGTGCGGTGCTCTTCAAGACGCTCTATCTGTCGTCCGCCGGCAATGCGAGGCTCGTTGCGGACGCCGTCAGTCTTGCCAGTTTCGTCCGTTACCGATCTCCGCATGATCGGGCGCGTGTGGTTCACTGGGTGTCGCTGCTGATTCCCGTCATCGCGTTGCTTTTGTTTTTGACGTTCAAGGAGCCACGATGGATGGTTGTTGTCGGCGGGTTCGGCCAGGCATTGACGCTGCCAATCATCACGGCCGCAACGATCTATTTTCGATATCGAAAACTGGATCGCCGCCTGACCCCCTCGCTGATCATCGATCTCATGCTCTGGCTTGCGTTCATCTCGATCACCTGTGTGGCGATCTATGCACTACGCGATCAGGTTATGAAGTTCTTGACACCGGCTGCTGCGGCGTGA
- a CDS encoding ferrochelatase, which produces MSDSDKQKYDAILVVSFGGPEKRDDVIPFLENVLRGKPVPRERMLEVAEHYYHFDGVSPINAQVREFIEALKRDLAEAQIDLPIYWGNRNWHPLLPDTIQQMKQDGVRRALAFMTSAYSSYSGCRQYRENLLKASEQVGEGAPKIDKLRMFYNHPGFISANVDRIRAAFDRLPPDARQHAQIAFTAHSIPISMSNNCNYVRQLEECCRLVAEALSIPAERWKLVYQSRSGRPGDPWLEPDIGDHIRILHAKGVTSLVIAPVGFISDHMEVMFDLDEEAKQICDELQITMSRALTVGSHPEFVACIRELIEERIGRRTERRAIGQYGPSHDVCPADCCLYTIPQRPPAKP; this is translated from the coding sequence GTGAGCGATTCGGACAAGCAAAAGTACGATGCAATTCTTGTCGTTTCTTTCGGGGGACCGGAAAAACGCGATGACGTGATTCCATTCCTGGAAAACGTCCTTCGCGGAAAGCCCGTCCCGCGCGAACGAATGCTGGAGGTCGCCGAACACTATTATCACTTCGATGGCGTCAGCCCGATCAACGCTCAGGTTCGCGAATTCATCGAAGCTCTGAAACGCGATCTGGCCGAGGCGCAAATCGATCTGCCCATCTACTGGGGAAATCGAAACTGGCATCCCCTGCTGCCTGACACGATTCAGCAGATGAAGCAGGACGGCGTTCGGCGCGCACTGGCATTTATGACATCCGCCTATAGTTCCTACTCGGGGTGTCGCCAGTACCGTGAAAACCTACTGAAGGCCTCGGAACAGGTCGGAGAAGGGGCACCAAAGATCGATAAGCTGCGGATGTTTTACAACCATCCCGGCTTCATCTCCGCAAACGTCGATCGCATCCGCGCGGCATTTGACCGCTTGCCACCCGATGCCCGCCAGCACGCCCAGATCGCCTTTACCGCACACAGTATTCCCATCTCGATGTCGAACAATTGTAATTACGTACGACAGTTGGAAGAGTGCTGTCGCCTGGTCGCCGAAGCGTTGTCGATTCCTGCTGAACGCTGGAAGCTGGTGTATCAAAGCCGAAGCGGGCGCCCTGGCGATCCCTGGCTGGAACCCGATATCGGCGACCACATTCGCATATTGCACGCGAAGGGGGTGACATCACTGGTCATCGCGCCCGTCGGATTCATTTCCGACCACATGGAAGTGATGTTCGATCTGGATGAAGAAGCGAAACAGATCTGCGACGAGCTGCAGATCACGATGTCGCGCGCCTTGACTGTGGGTTCACATCCCGAATTTGTCGCCTGCATCCGCGAATTGATTGAAGAACGAATTGGCCGGCGGACCGAACGCCGCGCGATCGGACAATATGGCCCCTCGCACGATGTTTGCCCCGCCGATTGTTGTCTGTATACGATCCCACAGCGCCCACCGGCGAAGCCATGA
- a CDS encoding metallophosphoesterase: MLIGIFADSHDHLDNIRQAVSLFNESNCELVVFAGDLVSSFAVPPLRALRCKVIGCFGDNEGNKPGVTAGMRIIGTIGEPPFGFKTPDGCRILVTHMDRMLRGLEGDFDVAIYAHTHKPNITHDAAGRLFINPGETSGWSYGRPSVALLETSTKQAWIVDLQPFSPPLQPSPRQATSPKPRTERS; encoded by the coding sequence ATGCTGATCGGGATCTTCGCTGATAGTCACGACCACCTGGACAACATCCGCCAGGCCGTGTCTCTCTTCAACGAATCAAACTGCGAACTCGTCGTCTTCGCCGGGGATCTGGTGTCTTCGTTCGCAGTACCTCCGTTGCGTGCCCTTCGCTGCAAAGTCATCGGCTGCTTCGGCGACAACGAAGGGAACAAACCCGGTGTCACTGCGGGCATGCGGATCATCGGCACGATCGGTGAACCGCCATTTGGTTTCAAGACGCCCGACGGGTGCCGAATCCTGGTGACGCATATGGACCGAATGCTGCGTGGACTGGAAGGCGACTTCGATGTCGCGATCTATGCTCACACGCACAAGCCGAACATCACACACGACGCGGCAGGCCGCCTGTTCATTAATCCCGGTGAAACAAGCGGGTGGTCATACGGCCGACCGTCCGTTGCATTGCTCGAAACTTCGACCAAGCAAGCGTGGATCGTCGATCTGCAACCTTTCAGCCCCCCACTTCAGCCATCGCCCCGGCAGGCGACATCGCCCAAGCCGCGCACTGAACGGTCGTGA